A region of the Streptococcus oralis Uo5 genome:
TCAATGTCGATATGAGCAACCTTAGCATTCTTCGCGAAGGTCTTAGGGTTCCCAGTCAAGCGGTCATCGAAACGGCAACCAATACTAATCATAAAGTCCGCTTCCGTCATTGCAATGTTGGCTGCGAAAGAACCGTGCATGCCTCCCATCCCTAGGAAGAGCGGATGACTCGTTGCAATGGTTCCTTGCCCCAAAAGACTAGTGACTACTGGAATTTGGTAACGTTCAGCAAATTCATTGAGCTCCTTAGAAGCTTCTGCATAGCTGATACCGCCCCCTGCTAACAAAACAGGTTTCTTGGCTTTTGACAATTGCTTCAAGATTTTCTTGATTTGCATGTCATTTGGATCAAGTGTCGGTTGGTAACTTGGTAAATTCACCTCCGGCGAATAGATGAAATCTGTCTCTAGGGCTGATACATCCTTGGGCAAGTCAATCACAACTGGACCTGGACGACCTGTCGTTGCGATATGGACAGCTTCCGTAATGATACGAGGAATATCTGCTGTCTCACGAACTTGGTAATTGTACTTGGTAATGGGCATGGTAATACCTACGATATCCGCCTCCTGAAAGGCATCCTTCCCAATCCCAGCTCGCGCAACCTGACCTGTAAAGACCAAAAGGGGAACGCTATCGCTCATGGCATCTGCAATCCCTGTAATGGCATTTGTTGCTCCCGGCCCACTCGTGACGACGGCAACGCCCAACTTTCCAGTTGATTTGGCATATCCTTCAGCTTCGTGCAAACAACCTTGCTCATGGCGTCCCAAGATGTGGCGAATACCTTTAAAATTGTATATCGCATCATACAAAGGTAAGACCGCACCACCAGGATAACCAAAAATGGTATCAATCCCTAAGTCCCGAAGTGTTTCCAAAACTAGGTCCGACCCCGTCTTAGGAGATTCTAAACTGATTTTCTCCATTGTTCCCCTTTCTCTTCTCTTAAAAAAATAGCTTGTTACTATCATACCATTTTTTCAAAAATTTTCAAGGCAAAAGAGTCAATTTTCTGAATTTTCTATCTAAAAGTGTATTTATGAATCATTTCCTTATTTTTATTAAGTTATCTACGGAATTAGGAACCTTTATTTATTTTAATTTATCAAATTAGAATATTTTCTTTCTTGGTAGAATTAGTATTTTTCTCACTTAACGACCAAATTTGTATACTATATTCAGCAAAAATGAATAGTTAAAGACAAAAAAAGGAAGCCACTAAGTGACTTCCTTCTAGAGTGAGGACTGATTAGTCTTCACCTTTGTTTTTCTTAATGATTTCTTCTTGTACTGACTTAGGTACATCTTCGTAGTGGTCAAATACCATCATGAAGGTACCACGTCCTTGAGATGCAGAACGAAGAACTGTTGCGTAACCGAACATTTCAGCAAGTGGAACGTAAGCACGAACGATTTGGCTGTTACCGTGTGCTTCCATACCATCTACACGTCCACGACGAGCAGTTACGTGACCCATAACATCACCAAGGTTTTCTTCTGGAACAGTGATGGTTACAAGCATCATTGGCTCAAGGATAGCTGGTTGTGCTGATTTAGCAGCTTCTTTAAGGGCAAGTGAAGCCGCGATCTTGAAGGCTGTTTCAGATGAGTCGACATCGTGGTATGAACCGTCGTAAAGCTTAGCTTTAACGTCAACCATTGGGTAACCTGCAAGAACACCGTTAGCCATAGATTCTACCAAACCTTTTTCAACCGCTGGGATAAATTCACGAGGAACCACACCACCGACGATTGCGTTTTCGAATTCGAATCCTTTACCTTCTTCGTTTGGACTAAACTCAATCCATACATCACCAAATTGACCTTTACCACCAGACTGACGTTTGAAGAATCCACGTGCTTGAGTAGAAGCGCGGAATGTTTCACGGTAAGATACTTGAGGAGCACCTACGTTCGCTTCAACTTTGAACTCACGACGCATACGGTCAACAAGGACGTCAAGGTGAAGTTCACCCATACCTGAGATAACTGTTTCACCAGTTTCAACGTTTGTTTCAACGCGGAATGTTGGATCTTCTTCAGCCAATTTTTGAAGTGCGATACCCATCTTATCTTGGTCAGCTTTAGATTTTGGCTCAACCATCAACTGGATAACTGGTTCTGGAACGTGGATTGACTCAAGGATGATTTTAGCTTTTTCATCTGTCAATGAATCACCAGTAGTTGTATCCTTCAAACCAATAGCAGCTGCAATATCACCAGCATAAACGGTTTCGATTTCTTGACGACTATTGGCATGCAATTGCACAAGACGTCCGATACGTTCACGTTTACCTTTAGAAGTGTTCATTACGTAAGAACCTGATTGAAGAACACCTGAGTATACACGGAAGAATGTCAAACGACCTACAAATGGGTCTGTTGCAATCTTGAAAGCAAGAGCTGCGAATGGCTCTTCGTCAGATGCTGGACGAGTTTCTTCTTCGTCTGTATCTGGGTTGATACCTTTGATTGCTGGGATGTCAAGTGGGCTTGGAAGGTAATCGATAACCGCATCAAGCATCAATTGAACACCCTTGTTCTTGAAGGCAGAACCACACAATACTGGGAAGAATTCAACGTTGATAGTTGCTTTACGGATAGCAACTTTCAATTCTTCGTTAGTGATTTCTTCACCTTCAAGGTATTTCATCATCAAGTCTTCATCAGTTTCAGCAACTGCTTCAACCAATTTTTCACGGTATTCTTGAGCTTGGTCAAGGTATTCAGCTGGAATATCTTCTTCAAGGATATCTGTACCAAGGTCGTTAGTATAGATTTCAGCTTTCATCTTGATCAAGTCGATGATACCGCGGAAGTCATCTTCAGCACCGATTGGCAATTGGATTGGGTGTGCGTTTGCTTGAAGACGGTCGTGAAGTGTGCTTACTGAGTAAAGGAAGTCAGCACCGATTTTGTCCATTTTGTTAGCAAATACGATACGTGGAACTCCGTACTCAGTTGCTTGACGCCAAACTGTTTCAGTTTGAGGCTCAACACCTGATTGTGAGTCAAGAACAGTAACCGCACCGTCCAATACACGAAGAGAACGTTGTACTTCGATTGTGAAGTCCACGTGTCCTGGTGTGTCGATGATGTTTACGCGGTGGTTGTTCCATTGAGCTGTTGTCGCAGCAGATGTGATAGTGATACCACGTTCTTGCTCTTGCTCCATCCAGTCCATTTGTGACGCACCTTCGTGAGTTTCACCGATTTTGTGGATTTTACCAGTGTAGTAAAGAATACGCTCAGTAGTTGTTGTTTTACCGGCATCGACGTGAGCCATGATACCGATATTACGAGTTTTTTCAAGTGAAAATTCGCGTGCCATGAGGTTTGTTTCTCCTATTTATTTTAATTTCTATTCTATTATAACACGATTTTAATAAAAACGGATAGGCAGGACCTACCCGTTCTCAATGTTTATCTTGTTTTTGTTGGTTTCAACTTGTAGATAAGTTGAATTGAACTCGGGCTAAAAGCTCAAGTTAACTGATTTGAACTCAATTGAACTCGGGCTAAAAGCTCGGAAAATAGATAAGCTTTCCTAGAATCTTTGATTCTACGTCAAGCTTCCTAATTTTCAGTCGCTTTTTTAACGCCCTTAGTATCTTATTCTTACCAACGGAAGTGTGCGAAGGCACGGTTAGCTTCAGCCATACGGTGAGTGTCTTCACGTTTCTTAACTGCTGCACCAGTGTTGTTCGCAGCATCCAAGATTTCTTTTGCAAGACGGTCTTGCATTGTGTGTTCACCACGAAGGCGAGCGATGGTTACCAACCAACGAAGTCCAAGTGTTGTACGACGTTCTGGACGAACTTCAACTGGGACTTGGTAGTTAGATCCACCAACACGACGTGCACGTACTTCAAGTACAGGCATGATGTTTTCCATAGCTGTTTCAAATACTTCAAGTGCATCGTTTCCAGTAGCTTCTTTGATTTGCTCAAAAGCACCGTAAACGATTGAAGCAGCTGTACCACGTTTACCATCAAGCATAACGCGGTTGATAAGACGAGTAACTAGTTGTGAATTGTAAAGCGGATCTGGCAATACGTCACGTTTTGGAGCTCTATTTTTACGACTCATTTCTCTTTATCCCCTTTCCTTATGCTTTTGGACGTTTAGTACCGTATTTAGAACGGCCTTGTTTACGATCGTTAACACCTGCAGTATCAAGTGCACCACGGACGATATGGTAACGTACCCCTGGAAGGTCTTTTACACGTCCACCACGAAGAAGCACCACGCTGTGCTCTTGCAAGTTGTGTCCGATACCTGGGATGTAGGCAGTAACTTCGATAAGGTTGCTCAAACGTACACGAGCGAATTTACGAAGGGCAGAGTTAGGTTTTTTAGGTGTCATTGTTCCCACACGAGTTGCAACACCACGTTTTTGTGGTGAAGAAACGTTTGTTTGAACTTTTTTATGACTGTTGTAACCAACGTTCAAAGCTGGTGATTTAGATTTTTCTACTTTTGATTTACGCGGTTTGCGAACCAATTGGTTAATTGTAGGCATCTACATTCTCCTGTGTTTTTTTATTTTTGGTGATGATACACTTGGTGACAGCTACCATCTGTGTGTACTTTTGCAACATTTGTCAGCACGTCCCTGTACACTTTTGAGAGACCAAAAGTAAAAAGTACCGTCTATTATTGTAACACAATTTTTCCTTCATTGTCAAGATATTTTTCATTTTTATTCTGATCTTTTAACTCTTTGACACTAGTTCTAACCGCTTTTCTAAACCAAAAAAGGAGGCGATTTGCCTCCTACATTTTAGTATGGATTTCTTTCAACTCAAGCTATTGTTTTGGAATTTTTTAACCCTTCTTATCAAAGCCAACCAGATTCTGTTGCAATGTTGGCTGCCTCTGTTCGATTACCAGCATCTAGTTTCGAAAGAATATTGGTGACATAGTTTCGGACGGTTCCATTTGATAGATAGAGTTGGTCTGCAATTTCTTGGTTGGATAAACCCTGAGCGATTCCCTTTAAGACAGCAATCTCTTGTTCTGTCAACGGATTGGGATGGGTCATAACCACTTCCATCAATTCAGGTGAATACTCCTTGCGCCCTTCGAGAACAGTGTGCAAGGTTTGCATGAGGTCTGCAATGCTTCTTTCTTTCAAGACATAGGCATCCACTCCAGCCTTAATCGCGCGTTCAAAATAGCCAGGGCGCTTGAAGGTTGTCACCACAACCACCTTTGTTTCTAGCTTTTCTGCTCGTATCCACTCCAAGACTTCGAGGCCTGTCTTAACAGGCATTTCTACGTCAAGAATGGCGATATCGACAGACTCTTTTTCTAAAAGTTGGATTGCTTCTTGGCCATCCTTGGCTTGTAGGACAGAATCTACATCTGGTTGAAAGGTAAGCAACTGGCACATAGCATCTCGCAACATACTTTGATCTTCTGCAACAAGTAATTTCATCTTAGTTTCTCTCCTTATAAGGTAGCCGAACCTGCACTTCAGTCGGATGTTTCTGACTGATCACCTTTACTTCTCCTGAAAAAGGAAGGACACGGTCTCGAGCAGTATGGAGTTCATCCCCTTTTAGAGAAGCAAAGCCACAGCCATCATCTCTCACTGTTAGAATGAGTTCTTTCTCTGTTCGTTCTAATTTCAAGTAAGCTTTGGACGCTTTGGCGTGTTTGATGATATTGGTCACTAACTCAAGCAAAATCATGGAAGCTGTTGATTCTAATTCCTGAGTTAAGCTAGCTGTATCTAGTTGGTGATTGATTTCTGTCTCAATTCCTGCAATTTCCAGCATTTTTTTAACAGTCGCAAATTCGGAAGCAAGGGTTCTGGTTTTAAGATTTTCGATAATTGTACGAACTTCACGCATTGATTCTTTGCTAATTTGCTGTATTTCTCTTAATTCCTTTTCCACCTGTGGATAGGCCTGCATTTGAAGAAGTTGTAGGGCAAGGTCCGTCTTCACACTCAACATGGCAAAGGTATGGCCTAGACTGTCATGAAGATCCTGACCGATACGACTGCGTTCGTTTTCGGCCAAGAAAAGATTGAGCTTGGCATTTTGTTTCATCTTTTCTTCTTTTATGTCCTCCGACAATCGAATTCGATAAAGACCAAAGGTCATTGCATCGGAAAAGATAAAGGTCACCAAGAAAAAGAGTAGCTGCCAGGGACTAACATGATTGACCATATAGATTCCGGTCAGAATGAACGGTTGCAAGACAACAAAACTGACAAAACGCCAAGAGTGAAAAGAAATCTCATCCAGCTCATAAATAAGGAGATTGGATAAATAGAAGATAAACCAGGTGAAACCCGAACTCAGCCAAACCGATGTATAAAAAATGTAGGCAAGCATGATCCACCAAGCCATCCACAGCACAGTGCGATTTTGGTTGACTAAAACCGAGTAGAAAGCTAGGACAAATAGTAGGGTCCATAGCAAGGTTAAAAGCGGGTAATCTCCAACGATGACACCCGCTATAGGAAAGATGATAAACACAATTGAAATATGAAACATATAATGAATGTTTTTAAATTTTTCCAACATAGATTTATTTTACCTCAATCCTTTTTTTCAGCTGGATTACCAGTACACCAAAGAAAACTGTATAGCCTAGCACAACCAAGGCAGCAAGAATATTAAATTCATGGTGTTCCAAATAAGTAGAGACGACCTGCATCAGTTGATAGGTTGGAGTCAGCTTTCCAATAGATTGGAGCCATTCTGGGAAGGAATCCAAGGGGAACCACAGTCCACCTAGAACAGCCAAAGCAATATAGGCAATATTTCCAACAACCGTCATCAGTTGAGCACTGGGTAGCAAGCTCACCAAGACCCCCATGCTGATAAAGACCACGCTTCCGATCAGCAAAATAGCACCAATTACCATCCAGTCAAGCCAAGGCAGAGTCACTCCACGGACAAAATGACCAACTGAAAAGACAACTGTAATTGATAACAAGAAAGTCAGTAGGGTACTGAACAGTTTTGATACATAATATTCTACCATAGATACGGGAGAATGTTGAATCAATTTTTGCCAGTTGTTTGTCTTATCAGACTCGAGTGTGCTTGGGATACTGAAAAAAGCACTTGACATGATACTAAAGAGCGTCATGGCAAAAAGATAGGCTTGAAGAGCAATTTCTGGAATATCTGACCCTGACATCATACCAGAAAAGATAAGGTAAAACACACTTGGAAGTCCGATGGATAGCAAATAGTAGACGGCTTGCCGTTTCATCAGAATGATTTCCACTTTCATGAGACTTGTCATATTTTTCATCATCAATCTCCTTTAATCTTGAGTCGTTTCGAAGATACTGTCTAAGAGAGTTCGATTGCGAACTTCAATTTCTTCGATCATGCAGCCCTGTTCTTGCAAGACTTTCCATACCTGGCTGGCTTCTTTGGTTGTGAAGGAAAGAGCATTTTGCTTGATTTCAAGCCCTTGAATCTGGTCCAAAGTGCTGATAACTTCCTGATAAGTTAGTGGTACCGTAAAATGTTTTTCTTGTTCTTCACCACGCATGGCATAAGGTGTCGTATCCCGGATCAATTCACCCTTGTGGAGGACCAAAATGCGGTCAGCCGTATGTTCTACCTCTTCGATATAGTGAGAAGAGTAGACAATGGTGACACCATTTTTCTTTAACTGATTGACAATTTCCCAAAAATGCTGACGTGTCGAGGTATCCATGGCAGCAGTTGGTTCGTCCAAAAATAGAATTTTCGGACGACCTATTAGTGCCAACACGAAAGAGAACAAACGTTTTTGCCCACCAGACAACTTGCCCGCTAGCTGATTTTTCTGTTTGTCCGAAAATCTCAGCAAGTCATCAATTTCTTGATTGGAGAGACTGTTTGGATAGATTGATTGAAAGAAGGATAAGAGTTCTTTCACTTTCAAGTCTTGAACCACCGTATTTTCTTGAGGTAAGATAGAAATAAGCTGCTTTAATCGAGGATCTGTTGGTGCAAAGCCTTGAATAGCTATCTGACCTGAGCTCACGAACTTGTCGCCCAAGAGGCAATCAATCAAGGTCGTCTTACCTGCTCCGTTAGGTCCGATCAAGGCGACACATTCTCCGTCATTGATTTCAAAAGAGATGTTCCGCAAGATCTCCTTGTCTTTTATTTTCTTACTCAATTTCTCAACTTTAATCACAGTCATGAGATTCTCCTTTCAACCACTTCATTCCCATAGGGAACACAACGAAAATCATAAATCCGAAACCCCAAGCACCACGAATAAATTGGCGAAGCACGGTTTGGTCAAACCAACCAGTAAATATTTCCACTAACCATACCAAGAGTGACAGGCCGATAAAGAAATAGATGATTGCTTTTTTCATTCCTCAAACTCCTTTTTCACATCTCTGACTAATTTCAAACCTTCTCTGACAAGCCAAGACATCATTCCAAAGCCAGCAAAGAGTTCCCAAGGAAAATGATAGAAACCCTCGTCCAATCCTGAAAACATGAGATAAGTCATAACTCCTGCTGCTACTAAACTCACTGCGACAATCATTTTATTTTTCATTTCTTCTTCCTCCATTTCATACTTCAATTATAGTCTTTTGAATTTGGCGGAGCTAGATGCTTCTGTCACTAGGAAATATGACAAATGTCATAAAAAAAAGAAAGCTGTAAAATCAACTTTCTTTTTTATCTATTAAATTTTTATTCCACACTGAAAAGATATGGATATACGGGTTGTTGACCTTGGTGAATCTCTACTTCAACATCTTCAAATTCTTCTGCGATTTCTTGGGCAATTTCATTGGCAAGTTCTTCGCTTCCGTCTTCACCGACATAGAAAGTCACGATTTCACTGTCTTCGTCCAACATATGTTTCAAAGTTTCAGTCAAGGTTTGGTGCATATCAGGGTTTGACACGAGGATTTTCCCATCTACCATACCAAGATTATCATTTTCATGAATTGTTAATCCATCGATAGTTGTATCACGAACGGCTGTTGTTACACTACCGCTGATAACATCACCAAGGGCTGCAGTCATGCGTTCTTTGTTTTCTTCGATTGATTTGCTTGGGTCAAAGGCAAGAAGGCTGGTCAACCCTTGAGGAATTGTACGCGCTTCTACCACAACAGCAGGTTGTTCAAGCACTTCAGCCGCAGACTGAGCTGCCATAAAGATATTTTTGTTGTTTGGCAAGAAGATAATGTTGCGAGCATTGACCTGTTCAACAGCCTTGATAAAGTCTTCTGTTGAAGGGTTCATCGTCTGACCACCTTCGATAACATAATCCACACCTTGGGCACGGAAGATATCTGCTAAACCTTGACCAGCTACTACTGCGATAAGAGCATACTCTTTTGTTTCAGCAGGCTTGCTTCCTTGAGTTGCTTCTTTTTCAACTTGCGCCTCGTGTTGGTTACGCATGTTGTCCACTTTTACCTTGATCAAGCTACCATATTTGAGACCTTCTTGCATGACAAGACCTGGATCTTCTGTATGGACGTGAACTTTGACGATTTCATCATCGTTGACAACAAGTAGAGAATCACCTAAGTCATTCAAGTAGTTACGGAATTCATCGTAGTCAAAGTCCTTAGAATAAGTTGGACCTTGTTTGAGGGCTACCATGATCTCTGTACAGTAACCAAAGGTAATGTCCTCAGTTGCCACATGCCCTGCTACAGACTTGTGGTGCTCTGCATTGATCATTTCACTCATGTTAGCAGGAGTCGCTACAAAGTCTTCAGAAGCACTGTATTCACCAGTAAGAGCTGAAAGGAATCCTTCATAGATAAAGACCAAACCTTGACCACCTGAGTCTACCACACCAACTTCCTTAAGGACTGGAAGCATTTCTGGTGTCTTAGCCAAAGCTGCTTTCGCGCCTTCCAAGGCTGCACGCATAACCTCAACGGCATCATCGGTCTGCTCTGCTTTTTTCTTAGCACCGATGGCAGCGCCACGTGATACAGTCAAAATTGTTCCTTCAACTGGTTTCATAACCGCTTTATAAGCTACTTCGACACCGGATTGGAAGGCAAGAGCCAAGTCTTGACCTGTTAATTCATCTTTTTCCTTGATAGCCTGAGAGAAGCCACGGAAGAGCTGAGAAGTGATAACCCCTGAGTTCCCACGCGCACCCATCAAGAGCCCTTTAGCAAGAATGCTCGCTACTTCTCCAACTGTAGAAGCAGGCTTGTCTGCTACTTCTTTCGCACCATTTTCAATGGTCATTCCCATGTTTGTCCCAGTATCTCCATCTGGAACTGGAAAGACGTTCAATGAATTGACATATTCTGCTTGCTTATTCAAACGAGTTGATGCAGCTTGCACCATCTCTTGGAATAAACTGGTAGTAATTTTTGACACGATTATTCTCCTACAACTTTGATATTTTGAATGTAGACATTCACAGTCTGAGCAGTAATTCCTAGTTGATTTTCTAAACTAAAACGAACACGCTCTTGAATGTTTTTTGACACTTCGCTTATCTTTACTCCGTAGCTCAATACGGTATAAACATCAACTGCAATGCTACCATCCTCGGCTGCCTTCACGACAACACCCTTAGAATAATTTTCCTTACCAAGAAGGGCTTGGAAATTGTCTTTAAGGGCATTTTTACTAGCCATACCGACCACACCAAAAATCTCAGTTGCGGCACCACCTACTACGGTTGCAATCACTTCATCTGTCAGTTCGATTTGACCATCTTTTGTATTAATTTTTACAGTCATTTTTTTTACCTCAACTAGTTGATACTCTATTTTATCATATTTCAGCCCAAGTGTAAAAGCAGAATGCTGTATCGGCGGATATTTACTCTATTTTTCAAATGGTTTTATCCTTAGAGCAAAAGAAAAAGACCAGTTAGGTCTTTTCATTTTTATTAAACGCGTTCAACTTTACCTGATTTCAAAGCACGAGCTGAAGCCCAAACTTTTTTAGGTTTACCATCGATAAGAACAGTAACTTTTTGAAGGTTTGGTTTTACGGCACGTTTTGTTTGGTTCATCGCGTGTGAACGGTTGTTTCCTGATACAGTCTTACGACCTGTAAAGTAACATACTTTAGCCATTGTGTTTTCCTCCTATTAGATCTAATATAGCGGATGTGCTAGCACCACATACCGTACTATGTTATCACACTTTCTTGAATTTATCAAGGGCCTAAACTATTTTTTTATTTAACGTAAACAACTCCAAGTTTACCAAAAGCAACTTCCCCACGGATAATCAAGGTTTTGTTTGTTGGCGCTACAGGAGAATCTGCCTTAGCTGCACCAAAGGAGGTTTCTACTTTCAAATCGACACGCCAGTGTTGCGGAACATAGACTGTTGCATTACCAAAAGCCACTTCGATATTCAGAGTTGCAAAATCACCTAGCATCTCTGCATTATCATAGTAGATTTTAGCATCCCCAAAAGCGACTTCCACTTGGTCATCTACGAGATCTTGATCTTGCTTATAGAAGGTCCCGCTACCAAAAGCGACTTCCTTATCCGTGACGACTGTTTTTTTCCCATTGTACCACCATTTTTTTTCATTCCAAAACTTACTTGAATGCGTCAGATAACCAACACCTAGCACTGCTAAGATACTAGCCCAAAACAAAGACTGGTTTGGAATAGGAAAAATGTTATAAAAATGATTCGCAATCATTAAGGCTACTAGAGCGGTAAAAACTGCTGAAGTTAGATGACGACGAAGCAAAGCTTCAACTGATTGGTAAGCAAAAAAGGCGATACCAATCAAAGGCCATATTTTACCATCCAAAGAAGGAATTCCAAAATTCCCTTGCAGCAAGATCCAAGCTGCTAAAACCAATAAAACAATACCAAATGCTTTCTTTTTCATATTTTTTACCTCATGTTTCTTAGATTTTCTTTTAGGAGGGATTGGTAATGCCGTGAGACATGAACCTCCTTGTGCGTCTGATAAAAGGAAATGGTGCCCGTTCCTGAAAAGGACTTGTCCACTGAGTAAATCTGACGGATGTTTGCGATAGTTGACTTGGAAACTCGACTAAAATAGCGAGGCAAGATAGACTCCAACTCATAAAGTTTGAGACGAACTTCATAGGCTTCCTTCTGGTTATGAGCGTAGATCTTGCTCCCTTCAGTTTCAAAGAAGAGAATTTCTGACAGGTCTA
Encoded here:
- a CDS encoding DAK2 domain-containing protein — its product is MSKITTSLFQEMVQAASTRLNKQAEYVNSLNVFPVPDGDTGTNMGMTIENGAKEVADKPASTVGEVASILAKGLLMGARGNSGVITSQLFRGFSQAIKEKDELTGQDLALAFQSGVEVAYKAVMKPVEGTILTVSRGAAIGAKKKAEQTDDAVEVMRAALEGAKAALAKTPEMLPVLKEVGVVDSGGQGLVFIYEGFLSALTGEYSASEDFVATPANMSEMINAEHHKSVAGHVATEDITFGYCTEIMVALKQGPTYSKDFDYDEFRNYLNDLGDSLLVVNDDEIVKVHVHTEDPGLVMQEGLKYGSLIKVKVDNMRNQHEAQVEKEATQGSKPAETKEYALIAVVAGQGLADIFRAQGVDYVIEGGQTMNPSTEDFIKAVEQVNARNIIFLPNNKNIFMAAQSAAEVLEQPAVVVEARTIPQGLTSLLAFDPSKSIEENKERMTAALGDVISGSVTTAVRDTTIDGLTIHENDNLGMVDGKILVSNPDMHQTLTETLKHMLDEDSEIVTFYVGEDGSEELANEIAQEIAEEFEDVEVEIHQGQQPVYPYLFSVE
- a CDS encoding response regulator transcription factor, with product MKLLVAEDQSMLRDAMCQLLTFQPDVDSVLQAKDGQEAIQLLEKESVDIAILDVEMPVKTGLEVLEWIRAEKLETKVVVVTTFKRPGYFERAIKAGVDAYVLKERSIADLMQTLHTVLEGRKEYSPELMEVVMTHPNPLTEQEIAVLKGIAQGLSNQEIADQLYLSNGTVRNYVTNILSKLDAGNRTEAANIATESGWL
- the rpsL gene encoding 30S ribosomal protein S12, coding for MPTINQLVRKPRKSKVEKSKSPALNVGYNSHKKVQTNVSSPQKRGVATRVGTMTPKKPNSALRKFARVRLSNLIEVTAYIPGIGHNLQEHSVVLLRGGRVKDLPGVRYHIVRGALDTAGVNDRKQGRSKYGTKRPKA
- the rpsG gene encoding 30S ribosomal protein S7; protein product: MSRKNRAPKRDVLPDPLYNSQLVTRLINRVMLDGKRGTAASIVYGAFEQIKEATGNDALEVFETAMENIMPVLEVRARRVGGSNYQVPVEVRPERRTTLGLRWLVTIARLRGEHTMQDRLAKEILDAANNTGAAVKKREDTHRMAEANRAFAHFRW
- a CDS encoding ABC transporter permease, coding for MKNMTSLMKVEIILMKRQAVYYLLSIGLPSVFYLIFSGMMSGSDIPEIALQAYLFAMTLFSIMSSAFFSIPSTLESDKTNNWQKLIQHSPVSMVEYYVSKLFSTLLTFLLSITVVFSVGHFVRGVTLPWLDWMVIGAILLIGSVVFISMGVLVSLLPSAQLMTVVGNIAYIALAVLGGLWFPLDSFPEWLQSIGKLTPTYQLMQVVSTYLEHHEFNILAALVVLGYTVFFGVLVIQLKKRIEVK
- a CDS encoding acetolactate synthase large subunit; its protein translation is MEKISLESPKTGSDLVLETLRDLGIDTIFGYPGGAVLPLYDAIYNFKGIRHILGRHEQGCLHEAEGYAKSTGKLGVAVVTSGPGATNAITGIADAMSDSVPLLVFTGQVARAGIGKDAFQEADIVGITMPITKYNYQVRETADIPRIITEAVHIATTGRPGPVVIDLPKDVSALETDFIYSPEVNLPSYQPTLDPNDMQIKKILKQLSKAKKPVLLAGGGISYAEASKELNEFAERYQIPVVTSLLGQGTIATSHPLFLGMGGMHGSFAANIAMTEADFMISIGCRFDDRLTGNPKTFAKNAKVAHIDIDPAEIGKIISADIPVVGDAKKALQMLLAEPTVHNNTEKWIEKVTKDKNRVRSYDKKERVVQPQAVIERIGELTNGDAIVVTDVGQHQMWTAQYYPYQNERQLVTSGGLGTMGFGVPAAIGAKIANPEKEVILFVGDGGFQMTNQELAILNIYKVPIKVVMLNNHSLGMVRQWQESFYEGRTSESVFDTLPDFQLMAQAYGIKNYKFDNPETIEKDLEVILEDVPMFIEVDISRKEQVLPMVPAGKSNHEMLGVKFHA
- a CDS encoding ABC transporter ATP-binding protein, whose amino-acid sequence is MTVIKVEKLSKKIKDKEILRNISFEINDGECVALIGPNGAGKTTLIDCLLGDKFVSSGQIAIQGFAPTDPRLKQLISILPQENTVVQDLKVKELLSFFQSIYPNSLSNQEIDDLLRFSDKQKNQLAGKLSGGQKRLFSFVLALIGRPKILFLDEPTAAMDTSTRQHFWEIVNQLKKNGVTIVYSSHYIEEVEHTADRILVLHKGELIRDTTPYAMRGEEQEKHFTVPLTYQEVISTLDQIQGLEIKQNALSFTTKEASQVWKVLQEQGCMIEEIEVRNRTLLDSIFETTQD
- a CDS encoding sensor histidine kinase yields the protein MLEKFKNIHYMFHISIVFIIFPIAGVIVGDYPLLTLLWTLLFVLAFYSVLVNQNRTVLWMAWWIMLAYIFYTSVWLSSGFTWFIFYLSNLLIYELDEISFHSWRFVSFVVLQPFILTGIYMVNHVSPWQLLFFLVTFIFSDAMTFGLYRIRLSEDIKEEKMKQNAKLNLFLAENERSRIGQDLHDSLGHTFAMLSVKTDLALQLLQMQAYPQVEKELREIQQISKESMREVRTIIENLKTRTLASEFATVKKMLEIAGIETEINHQLDTASLTQELESTASMILLELVTNIIKHAKASKAYLKLERTEKELILTVRDDGCGFASLKGDELHTARDRVLPFSGEVKVISQKHPTEVQVRLPYKERN
- the fusA gene encoding elongation factor G, producing the protein MAREFSLEKTRNIGIMAHVDAGKTTTTERILYYTGKIHKIGETHEGASQMDWMEQEQERGITITSAATTAQWNNHRVNIIDTPGHVDFTIEVQRSLRVLDGAVTVLDSQSGVEPQTETVWRQATEYGVPRIVFANKMDKIGADFLYSVSTLHDRLQANAHPIQLPIGAEDDFRGIIDLIKMKAEIYTNDLGTDILEEDIPAEYLDQAQEYREKLVEAVAETDEDLMMKYLEGEEITNEELKVAIRKATINVEFFPVLCGSAFKNKGVQLMLDAVIDYLPSPLDIPAIKGINPDTDEEETRPASDEEPFAALAFKIATDPFVGRLTFFRVYSGVLQSGSYVMNTSKGKRERIGRLVQLHANSRQEIETVYAGDIAAAIGLKDTTTGDSLTDEKAKIILESIHVPEPVIQLMVEPKSKADQDKMGIALQKLAEEDPTFRVETNVETGETVISGMGELHLDVLVDRMRREFKVEANVGAPQVSYRETFRASTQARGFFKRQSGGKGQFGDVWIEFSPNEEGKGFEFENAIVGGVVPREFIPAVEKGLVESMANGVLAGYPMVDVKAKLYDGSYHDVDSSETAFKIAASLALKEAAKSAQPAILEPMMLVTITVPEENLGDVMGHVTARRGRVDGMEAHGNSQIVRAYVPLAEMFGYATVLRSASQGRGTFMMVFDHYEDVPKSVQEEIIKKNKGED